One segment of Caldanaerobius polysaccharolyticus DSM 13641 DNA contains the following:
- a CDS encoding ATP-binding protein: MGYRREYKIAARDFARAGEASSEIKNILKHLGLNEAIVRKASIVAYEAEMNVVIHSSGGYLVLEVCPECIALYADDTGPGIKDLSLAMKEGYSTAPDEIREMGFGAGMGLPNIKKCSDKLDISTNAKGTHLKAIIYLK; encoded by the coding sequence ATGGGCTATCGAAGAGAGTACAAAATTGCGGCTAGGGATTTTGCCAGGGCAGGAGAGGCCTCCAGCGAGATAAAAAATATTTTAAAGCACTTGGGTTTAAACGAAGCAATTGTAAGAAAAGCTTCCATTGTGGCTTATGAAGCTGAGATGAATGTGGTCATACATTCTTCAGGGGGATATCTGGTTTTGGAAGTGTGCCCTGAGTGCATAGCGCTGTATGCAGATGATACCGGTCCGGGTATAAAGGATTTAAGCCTGGCTATGAAGGAAGGGTACTCTACTGCACCTGATGAAATAAGGGAGATGGGTTTTGGTGCCGGTATGGGGTTGCCCAATATAAAGAAGTGCTCTGACAAGCTGGACATATCGACCAACGCAAAGGGAACTCATCTTAAAGCGATAATTTATTTAAAATAA